A single genomic interval of Brevundimonas diminuta harbors:
- a CDS encoding efflux RND transporter periplasmic adaptor subunit, whose protein sequence is MSKTTRTVFNFGAVALSALLLAGCGGHGEEKKDEKAAGGSRQTVSAATVTQTSLDRTVTASGTVSAWEEVPVAAETGGLTAVAVYVDEGSYVRQGQPLVQMNDVLLRAQLRQQQAQVQLAEANVARDNAALDRAQQLKERGFLSQASLDTALANQRSSNANLAAARAALSQTQTQLSQATIRAPVGGLIVSRSVTKGQIIAAGTELFRMVRDGRLELDAQVPETELALVRAGQSATITSSEAGQTTGSVRIVTPEVNATTRLGLARISLAPGAQLRPGMFARADIAVGDQPATTVPTGAVLYRDNKPGVFVVRGDSTVHFQPVTILSRTEAQTAVSGVDVGVRVAVDGAGFLNEGDRVNVAQAVGNAPAPAAQPATK, encoded by the coding sequence TTGTCCAAGACGACCCGAACCGTTTTCAACTTCGGCGCCGTCGCCCTGTCGGCCTTGCTGCTGGCCGGCTGCGGCGGACATGGCGAGGAAAAGAAGGACGAAAAGGCCGCAGGCGGCTCGCGCCAGACCGTCAGCGCCGCGACCGTGACCCAGACCAGCCTGGACCGCACCGTCACCGCCTCGGGCACCGTCTCCGCCTGGGAAGAGGTGCCGGTGGCGGCCGAGACCGGCGGCCTGACCGCCGTCGCCGTCTATGTGGACGAAGGCTCCTACGTGCGTCAGGGCCAGCCGCTGGTGCAGATGAACGACGTCCTGCTGCGCGCCCAGTTGCGCCAGCAGCAGGCCCAGGTGCAGCTGGCCGAGGCCAATGTGGCGCGCGACAACGCCGCGCTCGATCGCGCGCAGCAGCTGAAGGAACGCGGCTTCCTCAGCCAGGCGTCGCTGGATACGGCCCTTGCGAACCAGCGCAGCTCGAACGCCAATCTGGCCGCCGCCCGCGCGGCCCTCAGCCAGACCCAGACCCAGTTGTCGCAGGCGACCATCCGCGCGCCCGTCGGCGGCCTGATCGTCAGCCGCAGCGTCACCAAGGGCCAGATCATCGCCGCCGGGACCGAACTGTTCCGCATGGTGCGCGACGGCCGCCTCGAGCTGGACGCCCAGGTGCCCGAGACCGAACTGGCCCTGGTCCGCGCCGGTCAGTCGGCGACCATCACCTCCAGCGAGGCGGGCCAGACCACCGGCTCGGTCCGCATCGTCACGCCCGAGGTCAACGCCACCACCCGCCTGGGCCTGGCCCGCATCTCCCTGGCGCCCGGCGCCCAGCTGCGGCCCGGCATGTTCGCCCGCGCCGACATCGCCGTCGGCGATCAGCCGGCGACGACCGTGCCGACCGGCGCGGTCCTGTATCGCGACAACAAGCCCGGCGTTTTCGTGGTCCGGGGCGACAGCACCGTCCACTTCCAACCCGTGACCATCCTGTCGCGCACCGAGGCCCAGACGGCGGTCAGCGGCGTCGATGTCGGCGTCCGCGTCGCGGTGGACGGCGCCGGCTTCCTGAACGAAGGCGACCGCGTCAACGTGGCCCAGGCGGTGGGCAATGCGCCCGCTCCGGCCGCTCAGCCTGCGACCAAGTAG
- the lepA gene encoding translation elongation factor 4 — protein MTTPPISNIRNFSVVAHIDHGKSTLSDRLIQRTGGLTAREMSEQVLDNMEIEKERGITIKAQTVRLTYKARDGEEYVLNLMDTPGHVDFAYEVSRSLAACEGSLLVVDASQGVEAQTLANVYQAIDNNHEIVPVLNKVDLPAAEPDRVRAQIEDVIGIDASEAVLASAKSGIGIEEVLEAIVTKLPAPKGDVNAPLKAMLVDAWYDPYLGVVVLVRVFDGMLKTGMRVKMMRNGSTHLIDRVGVFLPKNTPVDQLGPGEVGFITAQIKEVAHAAVGDTITDEKKPTAEPLKGFKEVQSVVFCGLFPVDAADFEDLRAAIGKLRLNDASFTYEMESSAALGFGFRCGFLGLLHLEIIQERLSREFNLDLIATAPSVVYKIGLRDGSEIDLHNPADLPDVMQIETIAEPWIKATILTPDEYLGGVIKLCQDRRGQQIELSYVGNRAMVVYELPLNEVVFDFYDRLKSISKGYASFDYEITEYKVGDLVKMSILVNAEPVDALSMLVHRARAETRGRGMVEKMKELIPPHLFQIPIQAAIGGKIIARETVRALRKDVTSKCYGGDATRKKKLLEKQKAGKKRMRQFGKVEIPQEAFIAALKMDED, from the coding sequence ATGACGACTCCCCCGATCTCGAACATTCGCAACTTCAGCGTGGTCGCGCACATCGACCATGGCAAGTCGACCCTGTCCGACCGCCTGATCCAGCGCACCGGCGGCCTGACCGCGCGCGAGATGTCCGAGCAGGTGCTCGACAATATGGAGATCGAGAAGGAACGGGGCATCACCATCAAGGCCCAGACCGTGCGCCTGACCTACAAGGCCAGGGACGGCGAGGAGTATGTCCTCAACCTGATGGACACGCCGGGCCACGTGGACTTCGCCTATGAGGTCAGCCGCTCCCTGGCCGCCTGCGAAGGCTCGCTGCTGGTCGTGGACGCCTCGCAAGGGGTCGAGGCCCAGACCCTGGCCAATGTCTATCAGGCCATCGACAACAACCACGAGATCGTGCCGGTCCTGAACAAGGTCGATCTACCGGCGGCCGAGCCGGACCGCGTGCGCGCCCAGATCGAGGACGTGATCGGCATCGACGCCTCCGAAGCCGTCCTGGCCAGCGCCAAGTCCGGCATCGGCATCGAGGAGGTGCTGGAGGCCATCGTCACCAAGCTTCCGGCGCCCAAGGGGGATGTGAACGCCCCGCTGAAGGCCATGCTGGTCGACGCCTGGTACGATCCCTACCTCGGCGTCGTCGTGCTGGTGCGCGTCTTCGACGGCATGCTCAAGACCGGCATGCGGGTCAAGATGATGCGCAACGGCTCGACCCACCTGATCGACCGGGTCGGCGTCTTCCTGCCCAAGAACACGCCCGTGGACCAGCTTGGCCCCGGCGAGGTCGGCTTCATCACCGCCCAGATCAAGGAAGTGGCCCACGCCGCCGTCGGCGACACCATCACCGACGAGAAGAAGCCGACCGCCGAACCGCTGAAGGGGTTCAAGGAAGTCCAGTCGGTCGTCTTCTGCGGCCTGTTCCCGGTGGACGCCGCCGACTTCGAGGACCTGCGCGCCGCGATCGGCAAGCTGCGCCTGAACGACGCCTCCTTCACCTATGAGATGGAAAGCTCGGCGGCCCTGGGCTTCGGCTTCCGCTGCGGCTTCCTGGGTTTGCTGCACCTGGAGATCATCCAGGAGCGCCTCAGCCGCGAGTTCAACCTCGACCTGATCGCCACGGCGCCGTCCGTCGTCTATAAGATCGGCCTGCGCGACGGCTCCGAAATCGACCTGCACAACCCCGCCGACTTACCCGACGTGATGCAGATCGAGACCATCGCGGAACCCTGGATCAAGGCCACCATCCTGACGCCGGACGAATACCTGGGCGGTGTCATCAAGCTGTGCCAGGACCGTCGCGGCCAGCAGATCGAACTGTCCTACGTCGGCAACCGGGCCATGGTGGTCTATGAGCTGCCGCTGAATGAGGTGGTGTTCGACTTCTACGACCGGCTGAAGTCGATCTCGAAGGGTTACGCCTCGTTCGACTACGAGATCACCGAATACAAGGTCGGCGACCTGGTGAAGATGTCCATCCTGGTCAACGCCGAGCCGGTCGACGCCCTGTCCATGCTGGTCCACCGCGCCCGCGCCGAGACGCGCGGCCGGGGCATGGTCGAGAAGATGAAGGAACTGATCCCGCCCCACCTGTTCCAGATCCCGATCCAGGCGGCCATCGGCGGCAAGATCATCGCCCGCGAGACCGTCCGCGCCCTGCGCAAGGACGTGACCTCGAAATGCTACGGCGGCGACGCCACCCGCAAGAAGAAGCTTCTGGAGAAGCAGAAAGCCGGCAAGAAGCGCATGCGCCAGTTCGGCAAGGTGGAGATCCCGCAGGAAGCCTTCATCGCCGCGCTGAAGATGGACGAGGATTGA
- a CDS encoding GbsR/MarR family transcriptional regulator, producing MSFLSVMTEMSDRSLPLAVEQIVLRWGDLGGQWGVNRSVAQIQALLYLSERPLTAEDIATTLGLARSNVSNSLKELLAWKLIHRVPVLGDRRDHYEAETDLWQMATKVAQGRKAREIDPMVAAINDAVASVDGQGAGVSAEVRARLERLQTFVNTVDGWYQQMLGVPPETLMRLIRMGSKVVSLLKFVGPKDRGA from the coding sequence TTGTCGTTTCTTTCTGTCATGACAGAAATGAGTGACAGATCGCTTCCGTTGGCTGTTGAGCAGATCGTCTTGAGGTGGGGCGATCTGGGCGGCCAGTGGGGCGTCAATCGCTCGGTGGCCCAAATTCAGGCTCTCCTCTATCTGAGCGAGCGTCCTCTAACGGCAGAAGATATCGCCACGACCCTCGGGTTGGCGCGTTCCAACGTTTCCAACAGTCTTAAGGAGCTTCTTGCCTGGAAGCTGATCCACCGTGTCCCGGTCTTGGGTGACCGCCGCGATCACTACGAGGCTGAAACAGATCTTTGGCAGATGGCCACCAAGGTGGCGCAGGGGCGCAAAGCCCGCGAGATTGATCCGATGGTCGCGGCGATCAACGACGCCGTGGCCAGCGTCGACGGACAAGGCGCTGGCGTAAGTGCCGAGGTGCGGGCGCGGCTGGAGCGCCTGCAGACTTTCGTCAACACAGTCGATGGCTGGTATCAACAGATGTTGGGCGTGCCACCGGAGACGCTGATGCGCTTGATCCGCATGGGGTCGAAGGTCGTCAGTCTTCTGAAGTTCGTGGGGCCAAAAGATCGCGGCGCATGA
- a CDS encoding SRPBCC family protein, with amino-acid sequence MAEHEVSTPQTRSRLHKRLLSGFGLALAIALSAFLLLSASKSGSIWFASIWFLALLPAVLCALICYIGDPDRTRTTAFYWLVPFVLGIIVCLASYFILKEGVICIVMLSPVWLVSGWAGAFIMRSQRHRNGKTLQSSFLIVPLAAAMVEAQLPTPHEAVAVSRTVIVRAAPEDIWPYAVASHDIRADEGRWTISHDLIGIPRPTESRVVGSGVGAVRTAYWGDHINFEERIVTWTTGRKLGWDFNFTNSSVQDYTDKHISPDGEFLTIESGDYVLRPISATQTTLTLTTRYVAKTHVNPYARLWGELMMGDIHDNVLSIIKARAERDAALG; translated from the coding sequence ATGGCTGAGCATGAAGTGTCAACTCCGCAGACGCGTTCACGCCTGCACAAACGCCTGTTATCTGGCTTCGGTCTGGCCCTGGCGATCGCGCTAAGCGCATTCCTTCTTTTGTCAGCATCAAAGTCAGGCTCGATCTGGTTCGCCAGTATTTGGTTCTTGGCCTTGCTTCCCGCGGTCCTGTGCGCACTGATCTGTTACATCGGCGATCCAGATCGCACACGGACGACCGCCTTCTACTGGCTTGTGCCCTTCGTGCTGGGGATCATCGTTTGTCTTGCTTCCTATTTTATCCTGAAGGAAGGCGTCATCTGCATCGTCATGCTGTCGCCCGTCTGGCTCGTCAGCGGCTGGGCGGGGGCCTTCATCATGCGCTCCCAGCGCCATCGCAATGGCAAGACGCTGCAATCCAGCTTTCTGATCGTTCCCTTGGCGGCGGCCATGGTGGAGGCGCAGCTTCCGACGCCGCATGAGGCTGTCGCCGTCAGCCGCACGGTTATCGTGCGCGCCGCGCCTGAGGACATCTGGCCCTACGCCGTCGCCAGCCATGACATTCGAGCAGACGAGGGACGCTGGACCATCAGCCACGACTTGATCGGCATCCCAAGACCGACGGAATCCCGCGTTGTCGGCTCTGGCGTCGGGGCGGTGAGAACGGCCTATTGGGGCGATCACATCAACTTCGAAGAGCGGATTGTCACCTGGACGACGGGCCGCAAGCTGGGCTGGGACTTCAACTTCACCAACAGCTCTGTTCAGGATTACACCGACAAACACATTTCTCCCGACGGTGAGTTTCTGACGATCGAATCCGGCGACTACGTCCTGCGCCCCATTTCTGCTACTCAGACCACATTAACCCTCACCACGCGCTATGTCGCTAAGACGCATGTGAACCCCTACGCCAGACTATGGGGAGAACTGATGATGGGCGACATCCACGACAATGTGCTCAGCATCATTAAGGCAAGAGCGGAGCGCGATGCGGCCCTAGGTTAG
- a CDS encoding DUF1491 family protein — MLLSSDLWVSALIRRAQIEGAYATVVKKGDARAGSVIVKAYDTSTRTARLFTEAFGTDGDRLWIQPVTSDSESELDAYIARQRGYDPDLWVVEIEDRQGRHFITEKVQG; from the coding sequence TTGCTTCTTTCCAGCGACCTGTGGGTCAGCGCCCTGATCCGCCGCGCCCAGATCGAGGGCGCCTATGCGACCGTGGTCAAAAAGGGCGACGCCCGCGCCGGCTCGGTCATCGTCAAGGCCTACGACACCTCCACCCGCACCGCCCGCCTGTTCACCGAAGCCTTCGGAACCGACGGCGACCGCCTGTGGATCCAGCCGGTGACGTCCGACAGCGAAAGCGAACTGGACGCCTATATCGCGAGGCAGCGCGGGTACGACCCGGACCTGTGGGTGGTCGAGATCGAGGACAGGCAGGGGCGTCACTTCATTACGGAAAAGGTGCAGGGGTAG